From the genome of Ammoniphilus sp. CFH 90114, one region includes:
- a CDS encoding putative glycoside hydrolase: MRKTGIIMLLFMMMMVLLIACSEPVSTSPSLDTTPKDLETQEKEEASNKQAVEVEKPVTEVAEVAPEGEEEEQAVSHPPFEYPDAIRGIYVTGHSAGGQKFPDLLKLVETTDLNAMVIDIKDDHGWITYKMEGDMEPFSKPFMKDPKALVQTLSDHKIYPIARIVVFKDSVLAGQKPELSFKNGGQVWKNRRGEAFVNPFLTEVWQHNVEIAKEAAKLGFQEIQFDYVRFPEGFENRDKTLTYGMGNYTKDQLEPRLVAVWEKKKIEWETEHQEAWAEQREAQPPSETLAGDAKPAPIAIQESAPPKPEYDAVAARVTAVTDFVEYAKKELEPYNVKVSVDIFGYTATLSEAPGIGQNFTAISNHVDVISSMIYPSHWGPGYFNIPKPDTDPHRLVQEYAKMENQKLAQMENPPLSRPWIQDFTAPWLGKGNYIPYGKREVELQIKALNEAGIKEFLLWNAGNNYTPNVDYTPLN; encoded by the coding sequence ATGAGGAAAACAGGAATAATCATGCTTTTATTCATGATGATGATGGTCCTCCTAATCGCTTGTAGTGAGCCCGTATCCACATCACCTTCTCTTGACACGACCCCAAAAGATCTGGAAACTCAAGAGAAAGAAGAAGCTTCGAACAAACAAGCTGTGGAGGTAGAAAAGCCTGTAACTGAAGTAGCAGAAGTAGCACCAGAAGGAGAGGAAGAGGAGCAAGCTGTTAGCCATCCTCCTTTTGAGTATCCAGATGCGATTCGAGGCATTTATGTGACGGGTCATTCGGCGGGGGGACAAAAGTTCCCGGATCTGCTCAAGCTTGTGGAAACAACCGATTTGAATGCGATGGTCATCGATATTAAAGATGATCATGGTTGGATTACGTATAAGATGGAAGGTGATATGGAGCCCTTTAGCAAGCCTTTTATGAAAGATCCTAAGGCGCTGGTCCAGACTCTTTCCGATCATAAGATCTATCCGATTGCCCGTATTGTAGTATTTAAGGATTCTGTTCTGGCTGGGCAAAAACCAGAACTTTCTTTTAAGAATGGGGGGCAGGTATGGAAAAATCGAAGAGGGGAAGCGTTTGTAAACCCCTTCTTGACTGAAGTGTGGCAACATAATGTGGAGATAGCAAAGGAAGCAGCGAAACTCGGCTTTCAGGAAATTCAGTTTGACTATGTTCGCTTTCCTGAAGGTTTCGAAAATCGTGACAAAACTTTAACTTATGGTATGGGGAACTATACAAAAGATCAATTGGAACCAAGGCTGGTGGCAGTGTGGGAAAAGAAGAAGATAGAATGGGAAACGGAGCATCAAGAAGCTTGGGCAGAGCAGCGAGAAGCTCAACCTCCTAGTGAAACCTTGGCTGGCGATGCTAAACCGGCTCCTATAGCCATTCAAGAATCAGCCCCTCCAAAGCCTGAATATGATGCTGTTGCAGCGAGGGTTACGGCTGTTACCGATTTCGTTGAGTATGCAAAGAAGGAACTTGAACCCTATAATGTCAAAGTCTCTGTCGATATATTTGGCTACACAGCAACATTGTCTGAGGCGCCCGGTATTGGCCAGAACTTTACAGCGATCAGCAACCATGTAGATGTCATCAGCTCCATGATCTACCCAAGTCATTGGGGGCCAGGTTATTTTAATATTCCTAAGCCTGATACAGACCCTCATCGTTTAGTTCAAGAATACGCCAAGATGGAAAATCAGAAATTGGCTCAGATGGAGAACCCTCCCCTGTCAAGACCGTGGATTCAAGATTTTACCGCTCCTTGGCTAGGAAAAGGCAATTATATTCCTTACGGCAAAAGAGAAGTAGAATTGCAAATTAAAGCTCTTAATGAAGCTGGAATAAAAGAATTTCTGCTATGGAATGCAGGAAATAATTATACACCCAATGTGGATTATACTCCACTGAACTGA
- a CDS encoding peptidylprolyl isomerase has protein sequence MKKWYFLFIASLSMLLLSACGATQEQAVSDRGPTTTKTWDKPPEMIIEPDKPYTATITTNKGDIKIELFTKDAPQTVNNFIFLAKEDFYQNVLFHRVIKGFMIQTGDPTGTGTGGPGYQFEDELPAPHRYEAGIVAMANAGPNTNGSQFFICNGADSENLNGYPNYTIFGRVVEGMETVEAISNVNVKQSPMGEPSQPTEEVYIKNITISE, from the coding sequence ATGAAAAAGTGGTACTTCCTATTCATCGCAAGTCTAAGCATGTTGCTGCTTTCTGCATGTGGGGCCACCCAAGAACAGGCCGTTTCAGATAGGGGGCCTACAACGACGAAAACGTGGGACAAGCCTCCAGAGATGATCATTGAGCCGGACAAGCCTTATACAGCAACGATTACAACTAATAAGGGAGATATTAAAATAGAGCTCTTTACGAAAGATGCTCCGCAAACTGTCAATAATTTTATCTTCTTAGCGAAAGAGGACTTTTACCAGAACGTTTTGTTCCATCGTGTTATTAAGGGATTTATGATCCAAACCGGAGATCCTACCGGCACGGGAACCGGTGGCCCAGGCTATCAATTTGAAGATGAGCTTCCTGCCCCACACCGCTATGAGGCAGGAATCGTAGCAATGGCCAATGCAGGCCCCAATACAAATGGCAGCCAATTCTTCATCTGTAATGGAGCAGATAGTGAGAATCTTAATGGCTACCCAAACTACACCATATTTGGTAGAGTCGTTGAAGGTATGGAAACCGTAGAAGCCATCTCCAACGTGAATGTGAAGCAAAGTCCTATGGGAGAACCAAGCCAACCGACTGAAGAAGTGTATATTAAAAACATAACCATCTCAGAATAA
- a CDS encoding MraY family glycosyltransferase has protein sequence MKYLLLLSLSYLLCYFLLPLFKRLSFYWGILDQPSARKIHAKPIPLLGGLLIYLTVASLVLLFLGINRLSLGIVVGGAILVTIGLLDDWYKSKGREFYVWPRLLAQVGAAGVIVALGIRIDGITNFFVDHGMIMFPDWLATALTILWIVAITNMMNFIDGVDGLAAGITSISSMTLFFIALIQGQYAAAMVAIILMGAVLAFLKYNFHPASIFMGDSGATFLGFTLAVIAVDGAFKGATLASIFVPVFALGVPIFDTLIVFLKRFLSGKGLHIADRSHTHHTLMRWGLNQKQTVAFLYLIGACLSLTSIVLLLYSTI, from the coding sequence ATGAAGTACTTGCTGTTGTTGAGCCTATCTTATTTACTGTGCTATTTTTTGCTGCCCTTATTTAAGCGGTTATCTTTTTATTGGGGAATTCTTGACCAACCAAGTGCTCGTAAGATCCATGCCAAGCCGATTCCCTTGTTAGGTGGCTTGTTAATTTATTTAACGGTTGCCTCTTTAGTCTTGTTATTTTTGGGAATTAACCGGTTATCTTTAGGGATTGTGGTCGGAGGGGCTATTCTGGTAACGATAGGATTGCTTGATGATTGGTACAAGTCTAAGGGTAGGGAATTCTATGTGTGGCCGAGGTTATTGGCTCAGGTTGGGGCAGCGGGTGTTATTGTCGCTCTTGGAATTCGAATTGACGGGATTACGAACTTCTTTGTTGACCACGGTATGATTATGTTTCCGGACTGGTTAGCTACCGCGTTAACCATCCTGTGGATTGTTGCGATTACGAATATGATGAATTTTATTGATGGTGTAGATGGATTAGCGGCTGGTATTACATCGATATCCAGCATGACGTTGTTTTTCATCGCTCTCATACAAGGCCAGTATGCAGCCGCTATGGTGGCTATCATCTTAATGGGCGCAGTCCTTGCTTTCCTTAAGTATAATTTCCATCCTGCCAGCATTTTTATGGGGGATTCAGGTGCCACCTTCTTAGGGTTTACTTTAGCGGTGATTGCAGTTGATGGAGCGTTTAAGGGGGCGACACTTGCTTCTATTTTTGTTCCTGTGTTTGCTTTAGGGGTTCCGATCTTTGATACTTTAATTGTCTTCTTGAAGCGTTTCCTCAGTGGCAAAGGATTACATATTGCGGACAGATCTCATACCCATCATACGCTCATGAGATGGGGATTGAATCAAAAACAGACGGTAGCATTCCTATATCTTATTGGAGCCTGTTTATCTCTTACTTCCATTGTTTTACTTCTGTATAGCACCATATAG
- a CDS encoding metallophosphoesterase: protein MNTKSIRNVDIIGDIHGCYDELILLLDKLGYKNQEGLYRHSDNRMLVFVGDLCDRGPKSLAVLELVKKLVEAKLAYHCPGNHDDKLLRWCQGRRVQVKHGLETTVEEIEKTEDPTGTRRWIEEYIKSLPLYLQFDQGELVVVHAGIRADMIGSNHKRLRDICLYGFPTGNLDKHGLPERDPVIKHYKGRALLVHGHTPVHQPLWEQNVINIDTGCVFGGELTCFRYPEKSFVAVKALKIYGESKRFQLK, encoded by the coding sequence GTGAATACCAAATCTATTCGTAACGTGGATATTATCGGCGATATTCATGGATGCTACGACGAGTTGATCTTACTTTTAGATAAGCTTGGTTATAAGAATCAAGAAGGCCTCTATCGTCATTCAGATAATCGGATGCTTGTGTTTGTGGGTGACCTTTGTGATCGAGGCCCTAAGAGTCTCGCTGTATTGGAGTTAGTGAAAAAACTAGTAGAAGCGAAGCTGGCTTATCACTGCCCTGGGAATCATGATGATAAGCTGCTGAGATGGTGTCAAGGCAGAAGGGTTCAAGTCAAGCATGGGTTGGAAACTACGGTCGAAGAAATAGAAAAAACGGAAGATCCAACAGGAACTCGCCGTTGGATTGAAGAGTATATCAAGAGCCTTCCCTTATACCTTCAATTTGATCAGGGAGAATTAGTCGTTGTGCATGCAGGGATTCGGGCAGATATGATTGGCTCTAATCATAAGAGGCTAAGGGATATATGTTTATATGGATTTCCTACAGGTAATCTGGATAAGCATGGCTTACCCGAAAGAGATCCGGTTATTAAGCATTACAAGGGGAGGGCCTTGCTGGTACATGGACATACTCCTGTTCATCAGCCCCTATGGGAACAAAACGTGATCAATATTGACACGGGTTGTGTTTTTGGTGGCGAATTAACTTGTTTTCGCTATCCCGAGAAGTCGTTTGTTGCTGTCAAGGCTTTGAAGATTTATGGCGAAAGTAAGCGATTTCAGTTGAAATAA
- a CDS encoding rhomboid family intramembrane serine protease: MSWFYRNENWRTYLKRYPLTSLFISLNIIVFLLMTIAGGSTNPNTLVQFGAYYKPFVLQGDLYRLFAPIFIHIGWEHLLFNCFAILIFAPGLEVMLGKFRYLILYLGSGLVGFIMTLFFSSAVLAAGASGAIFGVYGMFAYLSMYRRDLMDYYSRQTILPILVIGVVLTFLPGISITGHLGGLATGYLLGFILMRR, encoded by the coding sequence ATGTCTTGGTTTTACCGCAACGAAAACTGGAGAACGTACTTAAAGAGATACCCATTGACTTCCCTTTTCATTTCTTTAAACATTATCGTATTTTTATTGATGACTATAGCAGGCGGATCAACCAATCCAAACACTTTAGTCCAATTTGGCGCTTATTATAAGCCCTTTGTTTTACAAGGAGATTTATATCGATTATTTGCCCCAATTTTTATTCATATTGGTTGGGAGCATCTGCTTTTCAATTGTTTCGCCATTCTGATCTTTGCCCCCGGGCTAGAAGTGATGCTCGGCAAATTCCGTTATCTTATCTTATATTTAGGTTCCGGACTAGTAGGCTTTATTATGACTCTTTTCTTCTCTTCAGCTGTGCTTGCAGCCGGTGCCTCAGGGGCCATATTCGGAGTCTACGGCATGTTTGCTTATTTATCAATGTATCGACGCGACTTAATGGATTACTACTCCAGACAGACCATCCTTCCTATCCTTGTCATCGGGGTTGTATTAACCTTCCTGCCCGGAATTAGTATTACAGGCCATCTAGGAGGTTTAGCAACGGGATATCTACTTGGGTTTATACTTATGAGACGTTAA
- a CDS encoding NAD/NADP transhydrogenase alpha subunit, whose amino-acid sequence MKCISVYTKDFEVFSDIYERILELNLDDNEETEIDGITVGDAGEIPDDYIEKMRQKPEVAVMRIKKQGVIILQHGEVFEILIPTEEDEEAEETA is encoded by the coding sequence ATGAAATGTATTAGTGTGTATACGAAGGACTTTGAAGTGTTTTCTGATATCTATGAAAGAATTCTGGAATTAAACTTAGATGACAATGAAGAAACTGAAATTGACGGAATCACCGTTGGGGATGCAGGTGAGATTCCGGATGATTACATTGAGAAGATGCGACAAAAGCCTGAAGTGGCTGTTATGCGCATTAAGAAGCAAGGCGTGATCATTCTTCAGCATGGAGAAGTATTCGAAATTCTTATTCCTACGGAAGAGGACGAAGAAGCAGAAGAAACAGCGTAA
- a CDS encoding cell wall hydrolase, which yields MLKKWLLSIPLFTSVFAVISCLFIGQANAVESIVYKVEKGDTLWRISKITGVNVDQLKKANRLSSDFIRDGDKLIIPRDNNVNSKRAIKFTKKDYDWFVRIIEAEAGGESFEGKVAVGSVVLNRVLHKDYPGTITGVIFHKVKHVYQFSPVADGRIHKVKPSKDSYRAAQEALRGLDPTSGALFFYNPHTARSQWIRTRVVVAEIGRHNFAH from the coding sequence ATGTTAAAAAAGTGGTTGTTATCAATTCCTTTATTTACGTCTGTGTTTGCTGTTATTTCGTGTCTATTTATTGGACAAGCAAACGCGGTAGAATCGATAGTTTATAAGGTTGAAAAAGGGGATACCCTCTGGCGCATATCGAAAATTACAGGGGTAAATGTAGACCAGTTAAAGAAGGCTAACCGGCTATCAAGCGATTTCATACGTGATGGAGACAAGCTGATAATACCTAGAGACAATAACGTGAATTCTAAAAGAGCAATCAAATTTACAAAAAAAGATTATGATTGGTTTGTACGAATTATTGAAGCAGAAGCAGGAGGAGAATCCTTCGAAGGTAAGGTAGCCGTAGGAAGTGTAGTATTAAATCGTGTTTTGCACAAAGATTATCCTGGGACCATAACAGGAGTTATCTTTCATAAAGTAAAGCATGTGTATCAATTCTCTCCAGTTGCAGACGGCAGAATCCATAAAGTAAAACCTTCAAAAGACTCCTATCGAGCAGCTCAGGAAGCATTACGTGGATTAGATCCCACTTCAGGAGCCCTGTTTTTTTACAACCCACATACGGCAAGAAGCCAATGGATTCGTACGCGAGTGGTTGTAGCCGAGATAGGAAGGCACAACTTTGCCCATTAA
- a CDS encoding MFS transporter yields the protein MLTRNSFFTPLQSLFSVQLIFCIIFSFANLFMNIFLWDRGQSFWAIGVFNLFSVASIFIASLAGAYLLHLLGTRSTFMISSILALGLFLYLFHAGQASQTLLPVLGLLYGGYVGLFYIGFNLHILQLSDPQNRSYLIGMESTIATVAQLITPLCAGLFITSQGYSHTFFIIIALLILQFLFSAFIPSMKMTEKYQKRYFFLAENEEMAKMGFTSAAYGFYFSFVQMSYGLFFFFFLQNESQLGSWNFVFGAISAVMYWLIGKSLKQSNREIILGMGMISSIMVTLTLFLSAAPWFILFNLIVSIALPMMWIPAKSLHYAQIARTNTTHKEDGFSRMLQRLVFREFAISLGRISFFFIMIIGFDFGLGPAYYIMIALACFMPVGIWLLSRT from the coding sequence ATGCTTACGCGCAATTCATTCTTTACACCACTTCAATCGTTATTTTCTGTTCAGCTCATTTTCTGCATCATTTTCTCATTTGCCAACCTTTTTATGAACATTTTTCTCTGGGATCGTGGTCAATCATTTTGGGCTATTGGGGTCTTTAATCTGTTTTCTGTGGCATCCATCTTCATTGCCTCTTTAGCAGGCGCTTACCTGCTGCATCTACTCGGCACGAGATCGACTTTTATGATTTCCTCTATCCTGGCTCTAGGGCTTTTTCTATATTTATTTCATGCAGGGCAAGCATCTCAAACCTTATTGCCTGTGTTAGGTCTATTATATGGTGGATATGTAGGTCTCTTTTATATCGGTTTTAACCTACATATCTTACAGCTGTCGGACCCACAAAACCGTTCGTACTTAATTGGCATGGAGTCGACTATCGCTACGGTTGCGCAATTGATCACGCCTCTTTGTGCTGGCTTATTCATTACCAGTCAGGGATACAGCCACACTTTTTTTATCATTATTGCTTTGCTCATCCTTCAGTTTCTTTTCAGCGCATTCATACCTAGCATGAAGATGACTGAAAAGTATCAAAAGCGTTATTTTTTTCTAGCTGAAAATGAAGAAATGGCAAAGATGGGTTTTACCTCAGCGGCTTACGGCTTTTATTTTTCCTTTGTTCAGATGTCCTATGGATTGTTCTTTTTCTTTTTCCTACAGAACGAATCTCAGCTAGGTTCTTGGAACTTTGTATTCGGAGCCATTAGCGCTGTGATGTATTGGTTAATAGGTAAGTCACTTAAACAGTCCAATCGAGAAATCATTCTTGGCATGGGCATGATTAGCTCCATCATGGTAACCTTAACGCTGTTTTTATCGGCTGCTCCCTGGTTTATTCTCTTTAACCTCATCGTGTCTATTGCTTTACCTATGATGTGGATCCCTGCAAAATCCCTGCACTATGCCCAAATCGCCAGAACTAATACTACTCATAAGGAAGATGGTTTCAGCAGGATGCTGCAAAGGCTGGTTTTTCGAGAGTTTGCTATTAGCTTAGGACGTATCAGCTTCTTCTTTATCATGATCATTGGGTTTGATTTTGGTTTAGGGCCAGCCTATTACATCATGATTGCATTAGCCTGTTTTATGCCCGTAGGGATCTGGCTGTTAAGCAGGACGTAA
- the pepF gene encoding oligoendopeptidase F, whose product MEQVPKRKLPVREEIDSSFKWILEDIYQNDGEWEAEFSQVKEQLPGLAKYKGKLGESPQELLQCLKLKSEISLLMERLFVYARMRRDENNTNGKYQALTDRASSLSVQVGSASSFIVPEILSIPEEHLIGFLKEEKELALYDFYLKELLRQKSHVLSAEQEELLAQAGELAGAPGNIFRMLNNADLKFPKIKDEDGDEVELTHGRYIQFMESPDRRVREEAFKAMYDTYRKNKNTFAATLNSSVKKDVFYSRVRKYESALKSSLDDDNIPVEVYDNLIQTVRSNLPVFYRYVDLRKKMLELDELHMYDIYVPMVKEVEMKMGYKQAYETMMKGLAPLGEEYASLLREARDHRWIDVYENEGKTSGAYSWGAYGTHPYVLLNYQDTVDNMFTLAHEMGHALHSYYSDKEQPYLYAQYTIFVAEVASTVNESLLMDWMLKNTTDKKEKMFLLNHYLEQFRGTVFRQTMFAEFEKMTHEKVEKGEALTPETLSSMYYQLNKDYYGEQVHIDQDIEMEWSRIPHFYNAFYVYKYATGFSAATALSQQILQEGEPAVERYLNFLKSGGSNYPLELLKSAGVDMTTPEPIQSALDVFRRLLDELESLVNEA is encoded by the coding sequence ATGGAACAAGTTCCAAAGAGAAAATTACCGGTACGAGAAGAGATTGATTCTTCTTTTAAGTGGATTTTGGAAGATATTTATCAAAATGATGGGGAATGGGAAGCAGAGTTCTCCCAAGTGAAGGAGCAGCTTCCTGGACTCGCGAAATATAAAGGAAAGTTAGGGGAGTCACCCCAAGAACTATTACAATGCCTGAAGCTCAAGAGTGAGATCAGCCTCTTGATGGAGCGGTTATTCGTTTACGCCCGTATGCGTCGAGATGAGAACAATACGAATGGGAAGTATCAGGCGTTAACCGATCGTGCTTCGAGTCTAAGTGTTCAAGTGGGCAGCGCGAGTTCTTTTATTGTCCCTGAGATCTTATCCATTCCAGAAGAGCACTTGATAGGCTTCCTTAAGGAAGAAAAAGAGTTGGCTTTATACGATTTCTATCTTAAAGAATTGCTCCGTCAGAAGTCGCATGTCTTGTCTGCTGAACAGGAAGAACTGTTAGCTCAAGCGGGGGAATTGGCCGGCGCACCTGGAAATATATTTAGAATGTTGAATAACGCAGATCTCAAGTTTCCAAAGATTAAGGATGAAGATGGAGATGAGGTTGAACTGACTCATGGTCGTTATATTCAGTTCATGGAATCGCCTGACCGTCGAGTGAGAGAAGAAGCCTTCAAAGCGATGTATGATACTTACCGGAAAAACAAGAACACCTTCGCGGCCACCTTAAACTCTAGTGTGAAAAAGGATGTTTTCTATTCCCGCGTAAGAAAGTATGAATCCGCCCTTAAGTCATCCTTAGATGATGATAATATCCCTGTCGAAGTGTACGATAATTTAATTCAGACTGTGCGCAGCAACTTGCCTGTTTTCTACCGTTATGTCGATCTACGTAAAAAGATGCTTGAGCTTGACGAATTGCATATGTACGATATCTATGTTCCTATGGTGAAAGAAGTAGAAATGAAAATGGGGTATAAGCAAGCCTACGAAACCATGATGAAGGGGCTGGCTCCGTTAGGTGAGGAGTACGCCTCATTACTCAGAGAAGCACGGGATCATCGCTGGATCGATGTCTACGAAAATGAAGGAAAGACGAGCGGCGCCTATTCTTGGGGGGCTTACGGTACACATCCATATGTCTTGTTGAATTATCAGGACACCGTGGATAATATGTTTACCTTGGCACATGAGATGGGGCATGCGCTGCACAGTTATTATTCGGATAAGGAGCAACCTTACCTTTATGCTCAATATACGATTTTCGTTGCAGAAGTAGCTTCGACTGTCAATGAGTCCTTACTGATGGATTGGATGCTTAAGAACACCACAGATAAGAAGGAAAAGATGTTCCTCCTCAACCATTACTTAGAACAGTTTAGAGGTACGGTCTTCCGTCAGACCATGTTTGCAGAGTTTGAGAAGATGACCCATGAAAAGGTGGAAAAAGGAGAGGCGCTAACACCGGAAACACTGAGTTCAATGTATTACCAATTAAATAAAGACTACTATGGGGAACAGGTCCATATCGATCAAGACATTGAGATGGAGTGGTCTAGAATTCCTCATTTCTATAACGCTTTTTATGTTTATAAATATGCCACGGGATTCTCGGCTGCTACAGCTTTGTCCCAACAGATCCTGCAAGAGGGGGAACCAGCGGTTGAACGATACCTCAATTTCTTGAAGAGTGGGGGATCAAACTATCCACTAGAACTGCTTAAATCTGCAGGAGTGGATATGACTACTCCTGAACCTATTCAAAGCGCACTTGACGTATTCAGGCGACTATTGGATGAATTAGAATCATTAGTAAATGAAGCGTAA
- a CDS encoding type III polyketide synthase, producing MPYILSTGTAQPPYTFQQADVKPFVRDMFSDVFADIDRLLTIFENTGIDTRHFCVPIDWFKEGHQFKEKNELYIENATALGGQALSNALKNAGLDMKDIHHLVFVSTTGVATPSIDALLFNQLGASPHTKRTPIWGLGCAGGAVGLSRTFDYALGHPEEIVALVAVELCGLTFQRNDITKSNLVATSLFADGAAAVIVGGDQYRSEGRLQIRTTRSMLWPDTLDVMGWDISSSGFHVIFSRDIPTIVKEKTVPDLLDFLQENKVQEPQHYIFHPGGRKVLEAYREALELPDGKLRVAEQVLRQNGNMSSCTVLHVLNQFFTEKIISPGEVGLVSALGPGFSAEMLLLEGI from the coding sequence ATGCCATACATTCTGAGTACAGGAACAGCACAACCTCCTTATACCTTTCAACAAGCTGATGTAAAACCATTTGTTCGCGACATGTTTTCCGACGTTTTTGCCGATATTGATCGACTGTTGACCATCTTTGAGAATACCGGGATTGATACACGACATTTCTGTGTACCTATCGACTGGTTTAAAGAAGGTCATCAGTTCAAAGAGAAAAACGAGTTGTACATTGAAAATGCTACGGCTTTAGGTGGACAAGCCTTGAGCAATGCATTGAAAAATGCCGGTTTAGATATGAAAGATATCCATCATCTTGTCTTTGTTTCCACTACAGGAGTCGCTACACCCAGTATCGATGCCCTCCTCTTCAACCAACTTGGAGCAAGCCCGCATACGAAACGAACCCCCATCTGGGGATTAGGCTGTGCAGGAGGGGCTGTTGGTCTTTCCCGCACCTTTGATTATGCTTTAGGACACCCAGAAGAGATTGTTGCCTTAGTTGCTGTAGAGTTATGCGGCCTTACCTTTCAGCGTAATGATATTACCAAGAGCAATCTGGTTGCCACCTCTCTGTTTGCAGATGGTGCTGCGGCTGTCATCGTGGGAGGAGATCAATACCGGTCTGAAGGTCGGTTGCAAATTCGAACCACAAGGAGCATGCTATGGCCGGATACACTCGATGTGATGGGTTGGGACATCTCTTCTTCAGGCTTTCATGTCATATTTAGCCGTGATATCCCGACCATTGTAAAAGAAAAGACAGTTCCGGACCTGTTGGACTTCCTTCAGGAGAATAAAGTACAAGAACCACAGCACTACATCTTTCACCCAGGCGGGAGAAAAGTTCTTGAAGCATATCGCGAAGCCTTGGAGTTGCCCGATGGGAAGCTCCGTGTGGCGGAGCAAGTTCTTCGTCAGAATGGTAACATGTCTTCCTGTACCGTTCTGCATGTATTGAACCAATTTTTTACAGAGAAAATCATCTCCCCAGGAGAGGTCGGCTTAGTTTCTGCGTTAGGACCCGGTTTTAGTGCAGAAATGCTATTACTGGAGGGAATATAA
- a CDS encoding isoprenylcysteine carboxyl methyltransferase family protein, whose product MSTFFVILFSLLITQRLGELWLAKRNARWMLARGGYEVGREHYKYIVMIHVGFLTSLLIEGGVLEATPPGWWILPFALFMGTQVLRYWCIRSLGPYWNTRIYILPESELVKKGPYRWLKHPNYWIVMTEFIAIPVLFGAYYTAFLWTLVNFTFLKMVRIPVEERALGMNKE is encoded by the coding sequence GTGAGTACATTTTTTGTCATTCTTTTCTCCTTATTAATTACCCAACGGCTGGGAGAGCTATGGTTAGCCAAGAGGAATGCCCGGTGGATGCTCGCAAGAGGAGGCTACGAGGTTGGCCGTGAGCATTACAAATATATTGTGATGATCCATGTTGGATTTCTAACAAGCCTATTAATAGAAGGCGGGGTACTTGAGGCGACCCCTCCAGGCTGGTGGATACTTCCGTTTGCTCTATTCATGGGAACCCAAGTCTTACGATACTGGTGCATTCGATCTCTTGGTCCCTATTGGAATACACGGATCTACATCCTTCCGGAAAGCGAGTTGGTAAAGAAAGGACCTTATCGCTGGTTAAAGCATCCTAACTATTGGATCGTAATGACGGAGTTCATTGCCATCCCTGTACTATTCGGGGCTTATTATACGGCCTTTTTATGGACACTGGTTAATTTCACCTTCTTGAAGATGGTTCGCATACCTGTTGAGGAAAGAGCGTTGGGAATGAATAAGGAGTAA